The Mesorhizobium koreense genome includes a window with the following:
- a CDS encoding putative bifunctional diguanylate cyclase/phosphodiesterase — protein MMTVVGCLVYEHNLWLVVAALVVCAVNSWGVMQLFARARARTRLQKTVWYFLATILAGSAIWSTHFIALLAYKAAVPISFDPGLTVISLLVAMIGAACGFALAATGWSRFAPIVGGAVFGLSLAATHYTGMIAYRMQGIVTLDWHYVAASIVLAVTIAACAFHFATRPSARQGGTTGFGLLVLTIVTLHFTGMTAIRVEPMLIAGNYSNPAAFQMLGFAVAGVALIIGCAGLASYLIDDGVRAESYEQLQQMAKSDSLTGLPNRRAFNERLDHEIYLAQEGQGKVAFLGIDLDRFKEINDIRGHAAGDEVLKALAQRMIAALREGEFVARLGGDEFGAIHRMGSQADLIDFLGRLENALFMSLSMGDYDAACGASIGVAIYPDNAADKETLIGNADLAMYRAKAELSRSVCFYEPSMDEAVRARRNLTSELRKAAEGNQLDIHYQVQTSISSGTVQGYEALVRWKHPQRGFIPPSEFIPLAEESDLILQIGEWVLKTACTEAASWEQPYRVAINISAMQLAHSDLPRLVLETLLQSGLPPERLELELTESTIFADKERSIHLLRQIKALGVNIALDDFGTGYSSLDTLRSFPFDKIKLDRSFITEVETNPQSKAIIRAVLALGNSLQIPVLAEGIETEGQLSLLGVEGCDEAQGYLLGRPAPLSQIIASGQITSVSRDRSKQLDKTVLRQNNTEKDIPGAVVAAKA, from the coding sequence ATGATGACCGTCGTTGGTTGCCTAGTCTATGAACATAATCTCTGGCTGGTAGTAGCCGCACTTGTTGTCTGCGCCGTCAATTCCTGGGGCGTCATGCAGTTATTTGCCCGCGCCCGTGCCAGGACCAGACTGCAAAAGACGGTGTGGTATTTCCTCGCTACCATTCTGGCTGGGTCAGCGATCTGGTCGACCCATTTCATCGCGCTGCTGGCCTACAAGGCTGCGGTCCCGATAAGCTTCGACCCTGGGCTTACCGTTATCTCGCTTCTTGTCGCCATGATAGGGGCCGCCTGCGGATTTGCACTCGCCGCGACTGGATGGTCTCGCTTTGCCCCGATTGTCGGCGGAGCGGTTTTCGGCCTCTCGCTCGCCGCCACGCACTACACAGGCATGATTGCCTATCGGATGCAGGGCATCGTCACCCTGGACTGGCATTATGTGGCCGCGTCGATCGTGTTGGCGGTAACGATCGCCGCCTGCGCCTTTCATTTCGCCACCCGCCCGTCGGCCAGACAGGGGGGAACGACCGGCTTTGGTCTCCTGGTGCTGACCATCGTCACATTGCATTTTACCGGAATGACCGCCATCCGGGTGGAGCCCATGCTGATTGCGGGCAATTATTCCAATCCCGCGGCATTCCAGATGTTGGGATTTGCGGTCGCCGGTGTGGCGCTGATCATCGGATGTGCCGGGCTGGCAAGCTACCTAATCGACGATGGTGTGCGGGCAGAATCGTATGAGCAATTGCAGCAGATGGCCAAAAGCGACAGCCTGACCGGATTGCCCAACCGGCGCGCCTTCAACGAGCGGCTCGATCACGAAATCTATCTTGCGCAGGAGGGGCAGGGCAAGGTTGCTTTCCTGGGGATCGATCTCGATCGCTTTAAGGAAATAAACGACATACGCGGCCATGCTGCCGGAGATGAGGTCCTGAAAGCGCTAGCGCAGCGAATGATAGCCGCGCTGCGCGAAGGTGAATTCGTCGCCCGGCTCGGCGGCGACGAATTCGGCGCTATTCATCGCATGGGCAGCCAGGCCGATCTGATTGATTTTCTGGGGCGCCTTGAGAACGCCCTGTTCATGTCGCTTTCCATGGGCGATTACGATGCGGCCTGCGGCGCCAGCATCGGTGTCGCAATCTATCCCGATAATGCGGCCGACAAAGAAACCCTGATCGGCAATGCGGACCTAGCGATGTATCGGGCCAAGGCTGAGCTTTCCCGATCAGTGTGCTTTTACGAGCCCTCCATGGATGAAGCCGTTAGAGCGAGACGCAACCTCACCAGCGAACTCCGGAAGGCAGCTGAAGGGAATCAACTCGACATCCACTATCAGGTCCAGACATCGATCTCGAGTGGCACGGTTCAAGGCTATGAAGCCCTTGTCCGCTGGAAGCATCCACAGCGCGGTTTTATTCCACCATCTGAATTCATTCCCCTGGCGGAAGAAAGTGACCTGATCCTGCAGATCGGAGAATGGGTTCTGAAGACAGCCTGTACGGAAGCGGCTTCCTGGGAGCAACCCTACCGGGTCGCGATCAACATTTCGGCAATGCAACTTGCCCACAGCGACCTGCCAAGACTTGTCCTGGAAACGCTCCTGCAAAGCGGCCTACCGCCCGAGCGCCTGGAACTGGAGCTCACCGAATCGACCATTTTCGCAGATAAGGAGCGATCGATTCACCTACTGCGGCAGATCAAGGCATTGGGTGTCAATATTGCGCTTGACGACTTTGGGACCGGCTATTCCTCTCTGGATACGCTGCGTTCGTTTCCTTTCGACAAAATCAAGCTCGATCGGTCCTTCATCACAGAGGTGGAGACCAATCCGCAATCAAAAGCGATCATCCGGGCGGTGCTCGCCTTGGGCAACAGTTTGCAGATTCCCGTCCTTGCCGAGGGCATTGAAACGGAAGGGCAGCTGTCGCTGCTTGGCGTAGAGGGATGCGACGAGGCCCAGGGCTATCTGCTGGGCCGACCGGCGCCGCTCTCCCAGATTATCGCCAGTGGACAGATTACATCAGTCAGTAGAGATCGCAGCAAGCAGCTTGACAAGACGGTCCTGCGCCAAAACAACACAGAAAAGGACATCCCCGGCGCTGTAGTCGCCGCAAAAGCATAA
- a CDS encoding adenylate/guanylate cyclase domain-containing protein produces MEHRLAAVLAADMAGYSRLMEADEVGTLARLRAHRIELIDPAIAKNQGRIFKTTGDGLLVEFQSVADAVRCATEVQIRMRRRNSDVPENKQIHFRIGINLGDIIFDDDDIYGDGVNVAARLEQLSDIGGIFISQAVQEQVLDRVDIQFEYLGEKSLKNISRSVRVWRAVLEDGASIPDPGSGQARRAVVKPSIAVMPFANMSRDPEQEYFVDGLTEDIITELSRRHELFVISRNSTFVYKGKSVNLREVAQKLGAQYLVEGSVRRSGDQLRVTAQLIDTANDAHIWAERYDRKLDDVFAIQDELTAAIVATLPGRVEAAQHDLLARKTPANFAAYECVLAAKVRHHRSDRAENEEAQKLIAQAVELDPDYAHAHAWRGCILGQAWVYGWCADKEATYNEVLRELEIARTLDENDADVHRILAASCINRNDLDKARHHQERALALNPNYDLVVVQQGELLSWLGHPKEGVEWIRKAMRLNPHHPERFWSHLGKAHFAAHEYAEAIDAFMHLARMDASQHAFVAATYASMGDPTAAAAHYEQMAVLDPELTIESFLATLHYGNETDLAHIRAGLTMAEAAHSGRAAGLQETGLKPVEPVRPPKSLKGCA; encoded by the coding sequence ATGGAACACAGACTCGCTGCTGTGCTGGCCGCCGATATGGCGGGATACTCCCGGCTTATGGAAGCTGACGAGGTGGGTACCCTCGCGCGCTTGCGCGCGCATCGGATCGAGCTGATCGATCCGGCGATCGCCAAGAACCAGGGCCGTATTTTCAAGACTACCGGCGATGGCCTGCTCGTTGAATTCCAGAGCGTTGCCGATGCGGTGCGCTGCGCTACGGAAGTACAAATCCGCATGCGCCGCCGCAACTCCGATGTGCCGGAGAACAAGCAAATCCACTTTCGTATCGGCATCAATCTCGGCGATATCATTTTCGACGATGACGACATTTACGGCGATGGCGTCAATGTGGCGGCCCGGCTTGAGCAACTCTCGGACATTGGCGGTATATTCATCTCGCAGGCCGTCCAGGAACAGGTTCTGGATCGGGTCGACATTCAATTCGAGTACCTGGGCGAGAAATCCCTAAAGAACATTTCGCGCTCGGTTCGGGTCTGGCGCGCCGTGCTGGAAGACGGTGCGTCGATCCCCGACCCCGGTTCGGGCCAGGCGCGGCGCGCGGTCGTCAAGCCTTCCATCGCAGTGATGCCTTTTGCCAATATGAGCCGGGACCCTGAGCAGGAATATTTTGTCGACGGGCTCACTGAAGACATCATCACGGAACTGTCGCGCCGGCACGAGCTCTTCGTCATCTCGCGCAACTCGACCTTCGTCTACAAGGGAAAGTCAGTGAACCTTCGCGAAGTCGCTCAGAAACTGGGAGCGCAATATCTTGTCGAGGGCAGCGTCCGCCGATCGGGCGATCAACTGCGCGTCACCGCCCAATTGATTGATACAGCGAACGACGCGCACATCTGGGCCGAGCGGTACGACCGCAAGCTCGACGACGTCTTTGCCATCCAGGATGAGCTGACGGCGGCTATTGTCGCCACGCTTCCGGGCCGCGTCGAAGCGGCGCAGCATGACCTCCTCGCCCGCAAGACCCCGGCTAACTTCGCCGCCTACGAGTGTGTGCTCGCCGCCAAGGTCCGCCATCACAGAAGCGATCGAGCCGAGAACGAAGAGGCGCAGAAGCTTATTGCGCAGGCTGTGGAACTCGACCCCGACTACGCCCATGCGCATGCGTGGCGAGGTTGCATCCTGGGCCAGGCCTGGGTCTATGGCTGGTGTGCCGACAAGGAGGCGACTTACAACGAGGTTCTTCGTGAGCTCGAGATCGCCCGGACGCTGGACGAGAACGACGCCGACGTCCATCGGATATTGGCGGCAAGCTGCATCAATCGCAACGACCTCGACAAGGCGCGGCACCATCAGGAACGGGCGCTCGCACTCAATCCGAATTACGATCTGGTGGTTGTCCAGCAGGGTGAACTGCTGAGCTGGCTCGGCCACCCGAAGGAAGGCGTCGAGTGGATCCGAAAAGCGATGCGGCTGAACCCGCATCATCCCGAGAGGTTCTGGAGCCACCTTGGCAAGGCGCACTTTGCGGCACATGAATACGCCGAGGCGATCGACGCTTTCATGCATCTCGCCAGGATGGATGCCAGCCAGCATGCCTTCGTTGCCGCAACCTACGCTTCAATGGGAGATCCGACAGCGGCGGCGGCGCACTACGAACAGATGGCTGTGCTGGACCCCGAACTCACCATCGAAAGCTTTCTCGCCACGTTGCACTACGGAAACGAGACCGATCTGGCGCATATAAGGGCCGGGTTGACGATGGCGGAAGCGGCTCACAGTGGGCGAGCTGCCGGTCTCCAGGAAACCGGATTAAAGCCCGTCGAACCCGTTCGGCCACCCAAATCTCTGAAGGGCTGCGCGTAG
- a CDS encoding diguanylate cyclase has protein sequence MLLASNVQEEERAAVVQRELLDQASAKAAAEVTALSNKAREYVITGDPVHLDIYNREATALRPVEQRLRNLKDIGASTDELNVLANALRLVDALQDEQREAIKAHQQGDADRARSILFGVEYDRQLDRVAADVERFQYRLDQRTDSEVAAAVNISKLWKTISEIALSITGLLFLCVLYFVFKRRVLRPVVRLSDVVNRLAAQDYAVEPPEYGEIDEIGDMAQAVRVFRENGLERQRLEEERNADFVKRSLLSRMTQRMQECETMHQLERVVGSFVPQIAPGFAGQLYLLDESRNLMVEVCSWLAPVHSRTEFSPAACWALQRGELHRPHGSAADVPCDHLRFDGQPIDSICLPLIAQRTTMGLLYLEPRGDLSEPSLDISETYLKMLAENIGLAVGNLRLRDRLRDMAMADPLTGLANRRRLETVLESQLMEASRTNRPISCIMLDVDHFKRFNDEFGHDAGDAVLRAVGELLKNSMRETDAFRYGGEEFLLLMPDMGAEQALERAEEVRLRIGALQIEHAGRELGAITASLGTATAPSHCTFDKLVRTADAALLRAKEGGRNRVVQAALSGLVGIAKRVAAVDPDVGSSS, from the coding sequence ATGCTGCTGGCGTCAAATGTTCAGGAGGAAGAGCGAGCTGCAGTTGTTCAACGCGAGCTGCTCGACCAAGCAAGTGCCAAGGCCGCTGCTGAAGTCACCGCGCTCAGTAATAAGGCACGCGAGTACGTCATCACTGGCGATCCAGTCCATCTCGATATCTACAACCGCGAAGCGACAGCGCTGCGGCCAGTGGAGCAGAGGCTCCGGAACCTGAAGGATATCGGGGCCAGTACTGACGAACTCAACGTCCTGGCTAACGCGCTGCGCTTAGTGGATGCTCTTCAGGACGAGCAGCGAGAGGCAATCAAAGCTCACCAGCAAGGTGATGCGGATCGGGCGCGCAGTATCCTGTTCGGTGTTGAATATGATCGCCAGTTGGATCGCGTAGCCGCGGACGTCGAAAGGTTTCAATACCGTCTCGATCAGCGCACCGACAGCGAAGTGGCTGCTGCGGTCAACATCTCAAAGCTCTGGAAGACCATTTCGGAGATCGCTCTCAGCATCACCGGCCTTCTTTTCCTTTGCGTCCTCTATTTTGTCTTTAAGCGTCGTGTGCTGCGACCGGTCGTCAGGCTGAGCGATGTGGTGAACCGTCTCGCGGCTCAAGACTACGCCGTCGAGCCTCCCGAGTACGGTGAGATTGACGAGATCGGCGACATGGCCCAGGCCGTCCGTGTCTTCCGCGAGAATGGCCTTGAACGCCAGCGGCTGGAGGAGGAGCGGAACGCGGATTTTGTAAAGCGCTCGTTGTTGTCGCGAATGACCCAGCGGATGCAAGAATGCGAGACGATGCACCAACTGGAGCGTGTCGTCGGGAGCTTTGTTCCGCAGATCGCACCAGGCTTTGCCGGCCAGCTCTACCTGTTGGATGAGAGCCGCAATCTGATGGTCGAGGTGTGCTCATGGCTTGCGCCGGTTCACTCACGTACCGAATTTTCGCCAGCGGCGTGTTGGGCATTGCAGCGAGGAGAATTACATCGTCCTCATGGCAGCGCCGCAGACGTGCCGTGTGATCATCTCCGTTTCGATGGACAACCGATCGATTCGATATGCCTGCCGTTGATCGCGCAACGGACTACGATGGGGCTGCTCTATCTTGAGCCGCGGGGCGATCTTTCCGAACCCTCGCTGGATATCTCTGAAACGTATCTCAAGATGTTGGCGGAAAATATCGGCCTCGCGGTTGGCAATCTACGCTTGCGTGACAGGCTGCGCGACATGGCGATGGCCGACCCGCTAACCGGACTTGCCAACAGGCGGCGGCTTGAGACGGTGCTCGAATCCCAACTGATGGAGGCGAGCAGAACCAATCGACCTATCAGCTGCATCATGCTCGACGTCGACCATTTCAAGCGCTTCAACGATGAATTTGGTCACGACGCCGGTGATGCCGTTCTTCGCGCGGTCGGTGAGCTTCTGAAAAACTCGATGCGGGAAACCGATGCTTTTCGCTATGGTGGCGAGGAATTCTTGTTGCTGATGCCTGACATGGGAGCAGAGCAGGCACTGGAGCGTGCCGAGGAGGTCCGGCTCAGGATCGGAGCACTTCAAATCGAGCATGCTGGACGCGAACTGGGCGCAATAACTGCTTCGCTTGGTACAGCAACTGCTCCGAGCCATTGCACATTCGACAAGCTGGTTAGGACCGCTGATGCCGCACTACTCCGGGCTAAGGAGGGTGGGCGAAACCGCGTGGTGCAAGCCGCGCTAAGCGGTCTGGTTGGAATAGCGAAGAGGGTTGCCGCGGTCGATCCTGACGTCGGTTCATCCTCATAG
- a CDS encoding TrbI/VirB10 family protein: protein MTDTDNNAGSMRLRAEQPRVTRLSRKVLASIGAVALVGIGGALIYALQTRGTGNRNEELYSTENRQTADGLAGLPRDYTGPVLGPALPGDLGRPIVNAQNRGQPVVPPTVAPPTVDRAEERRLAEEEAARVSKVFFQTEARTTNPDGTPGSTAMPNLAGLDLAGLNEQSGQPTAQDKQLAFLNGAVDRRTTSSHRVMPPASPYVLQAGAVISAALITGIRSDLPGQITAQVTENIYDSPTGRILLVPQGTRIIGQYDNNVQFGQRRVLLVWNRLILPNGRSIVLERQPGADTQGYAGLEDGVDYHWWDLAKAAGLSTLLSVGAELAVDDDGRLLRAIRNGGQDTINDAGQQIIRHQLNVAPTLTIRPGFQVRIIVTRDLVLEPYRG, encoded by the coding sequence ATGACCGACACTGACAACAACGCCGGATCGATGCGGCTTCGCGCCGAACAGCCGCGCGTCACGAGGCTGTCGCGCAAAGTACTCGCCAGCATCGGGGCTGTCGCGCTGGTCGGGATCGGCGGGGCACTGATCTATGCGCTCCAGACCCGAGGCACCGGCAACAGAAATGAAGAACTCTATTCGACCGAAAACCGGCAGACCGCCGATGGTCTCGCCGGATTGCCGCGCGACTACACCGGCCCCGTTCTCGGCCCGGCGCTGCCGGGCGATCTCGGTCGTCCCATTGTCAACGCGCAGAACCGTGGCCAGCCTGTCGTGCCGCCCACGGTCGCGCCGCCGACCGTCGATCGCGCTGAGGAACGCCGGCTCGCCGAAGAAGAAGCCGCCCGCGTCAGCAAGGTGTTTTTCCAGACCGAGGCACGCACCACGAATCCTGATGGCACGCCGGGAAGCACGGCGATGCCGAACCTCGCCGGCCTCGACCTTGCGGGCCTGAATGAACAATCCGGCCAGCCGACCGCGCAGGACAAACAGCTCGCTTTCCTCAACGGCGCCGTCGATCGCCGCACCACGTCGTCCCATCGCGTCATGCCGCCGGCATCGCCTTATGTCCTTCAGGCCGGAGCCGTCATATCGGCCGCGCTGATTACCGGCATCCGTTCCGATCTGCCGGGCCAGATCACCGCGCAAGTGACCGAGAACATCTACGACAGCCCGACCGGCCGCATCCTGCTCGTGCCGCAGGGTACGCGCATCATCGGGCAGTACGACAACAACGTGCAGTTCGGTCAGCGCCGCGTCCTGCTCGTCTGGAACAGGCTGATCCTCCCCAATGGTCGCTCCATTGTTCTCGAACGCCAACCCGGCGCGGACACACAAGGCTATGCCGGTCTTGAGGACGGCGTCGATTATCATTGGTGGGATCTCGCCAAGGCCGCCGGCCTCTCGACGCTGCTCTCCGTCGGCGCGGAGCTGGCCGTCGATGACGACGGCCGACTGTTGCGCGCCATCCGCAACGGCGGTCAAGACACAATCAACGATGCCGGCCAGCAGATCATCCGCCACCAGCTCAATGTCGCGCCGACGCTGACCATTCGGCCGGGATTCCAAGTCCGCATCATCGTCACGCGCGATCTCGTGCTCGAACCCTACAGAGGTTGA
- the trbG gene encoding P-type conjugative transfer protein TrbG translates to MSGLLPQRNSGCETTSLRKSAIAVVLLSATMLAGCATYKPPQISYDADVPPLPAVPASVTDDRPKPLHIPPAWTPAKGGTAATTPLGRVEHANAAARVQPRREGYYNAIQIYPWSDGALYQVYAAPGQITDIALEAGESLTGAGPIAAGDTTRWVIGDTESGSGATRRVHILVKPTRPDITTNLIVTTDQRVYMIELRSGEKPYMPAVAWAYPQPGAGQRGSAPATTVIPAVAARNYRYRLTGDTPPWKPVAVYDDGRRVYVEFPRGIVQGEMPPIFVIGADGEAQIVNSRIYHNILIVDRLFGAAELRLGSGKQQQTVRIVRTDGIRSGPLSWIRRSGEPSQATNAQSANGGPS, encoded by the coding sequence ATGAGCGGACTTCTGCCTCAGCGAAATTCCGGTTGCGAGACGACGTCTCTCCGTAAATCCGCAATCGCGGTCGTCTTGCTCTCGGCAACGATGCTGGCCGGCTGTGCCACCTACAAGCCGCCGCAGATCAGCTACGACGCCGATGTGCCGCCGCTGCCGGCCGTGCCGGCATCCGTCACCGACGATCGGCCAAAGCCATTGCACATTCCTCCGGCCTGGACGCCGGCGAAAGGCGGCACGGCGGCCACTACGCCGCTCGGCCGTGTCGAGCACGCCAACGCAGCCGCGCGCGTGCAGCCGCGCCGCGAAGGCTATTACAATGCGATCCAAATCTATCCATGGAGCGACGGCGCGCTCTATCAGGTCTATGCCGCGCCCGGCCAGATCACCGACATCGCGTTGGAGGCCGGCGAGAGCCTTACCGGCGCAGGACCGATCGCGGCCGGCGACACGACAAGGTGGGTCATCGGCGACACGGAAAGCGGTAGCGGCGCGACCCGGCGCGTCCACATCCTCGTCAAGCCGACACGCCCCGATATCACGACCAATCTCATCGTGACGACCGACCAGCGCGTTTACATGATCGAGCTACGTTCGGGAGAGAAGCCCTATATGCCCGCCGTCGCCTGGGCTTATCCGCAGCCGGGCGCCGGGCAGCGCGGCAGCGCTCCCGCCACGACGGTCATTCCTGCCGTGGCCGCGCGCAATTACCGCTATCGCCTCACCGGCGACACGCCACCGTGGAAGCCGGTCGCGGTCTATGACGACGGCCGCCGTGTCTATGTCGAGTTTCCGCGCGGCATCGTGCAGGGCGAGATGCCGCCGATCTTTGTCATCGGCGCGGACGGCGAAGCGCAGATTGTCAATAGCCGCATATACCACAACATCCTGATCGTCGACCGCCTGTTCGGCGCGGCCGAACTGCGCCTTGGCAGCGGCAAGCAACAGCAGACCGTCAGGATTGTCCGTACCGACGGGATAAGGAGCGGTCCACTTTCGTGGATTCGAAGGTCGGGTGAACCTTCGCAAGCGACCAACGCCCAAAGTGCAAACGGAGGGCCATCGTAA
- a CDS encoding FAD-containing oxidoreductase: MKTRFDAIVVGAGQAGPSLAARLASAGMKVALIERKLLGGTCVNTGCTPTKAMVAGAYAAHLARRATDYGVRGVGRVSVDMKAVKARKDAIVEASRNGLIDWLRGTKNLTVIKGHARFTSASELSVGDTHISAPRIFLDVGGRATVPDYPGTHDIGYLTNSTILDLDAVLERLVVVGGGYVGLEFAQMFRRFGSKVTVVQRGPRLLPREDEDVSEAILDMLRSEGIEFRLEAECISFERRGEDKVVSLDCRQGEPEIAGSHVLLAIGRTPNTDDLGLDLAGVKVNERGVIEVDDGLRTNVPGIWALGDCNGRGAFTHTSYNDYEIVAENLLNDAGRKVTERHPAYALYTDPPLGRAGMSEADARRAGHSILVGKRPMTRVARAVEKGETTGFMKVVTDAESGKLLGAAILGVGGDEAVHSVLDLIHMGASAEALRRSVHIHPTVAELLPTLVAEQKSGE, from the coding sequence ATGAAGACGCGCTTTGACGCCATCGTGGTCGGCGCGGGCCAAGCGGGACCGTCATTGGCCGCGCGGCTTGCCAGCGCCGGAATGAAGGTAGCGCTGATCGAGCGCAAGCTTCTTGGCGGCACATGCGTTAATACCGGCTGTACGCCCACCAAGGCCATGGTCGCCGGCGCCTATGCCGCGCATCTGGCGCGCCGGGCGACGGATTATGGCGTCCGCGGCGTCGGCAGGGTGTCTGTCGACATGAAAGCGGTGAAAGCGCGCAAGGATGCGATCGTCGAAGCATCGCGGAATGGTTTGATTGACTGGTTGCGCGGCACCAAGAACCTGACGGTGATCAAAGGCCACGCACGTTTCACCTCGGCGAGCGAACTATCGGTTGGCGATACGCACATCTCGGCGCCACGCATTTTCCTGGACGTCGGCGGCCGGGCGACGGTCCCCGATTATCCCGGTACGCACGATATCGGCTATCTCACCAATTCCACCATCCTCGACCTCGACGCCGTCCTCGAGCGTCTGGTGGTGGTCGGGGGCGGCTATGTCGGACTGGAGTTCGCCCAGATGTTCCGTCGGTTCGGGTCTAAGGTGACAGTGGTCCAGCGCGGTCCGCGCCTGCTGCCGCGCGAAGACGAGGACGTGTCGGAGGCCATCCTCGATATGTTGCGGTCGGAAGGGATAGAATTCCGGCTGGAGGCGGAGTGCATATCTTTCGAGCGCCGGGGAGAGGACAAGGTCGTAAGCCTGGATTGCCGGCAAGGCGAACCGGAAATAGCCGGCAGCCATGTGTTACTGGCGATAGGTCGCACGCCCAACACGGACGATCTCGGCCTCGACCTGGCCGGGGTGAAAGTCAACGAGCGCGGCGTGATCGAGGTCGACGACGGGTTGCGAACCAACGTCCCCGGCATCTGGGCGCTTGGTGACTGCAACGGTCGCGGCGCCTTCACCCATACGAGCTACAACGACTACGAAATCGTCGCCGAAAACCTTCTGAACGACGCAGGACGCAAGGTGACGGAGCGGCACCCAGCCTATGCGCTCTATACGGATCCGCCGCTCGGTCGGGCCGGCATGAGCGAGGCAGATGCCCGCCGCGCAGGCCATTCAATCCTCGTCGGCAAGCGGCCGATGACGCGCGTGGCGCGGGCGGTAGAGAAGGGGGAAACGACCGGCTTCATGAAGGTCGTCACGGACGCGGAAAGCGGCAAGCTCCTCGGTGCGGCCATTCTCGGCGTCGGAGGCGACGAGGCCGTGCACAGTGTGCTCGACCTCATCCATATGGGCGCGTCCGCTGAGGCGCTGAGGCGTTCGGTCCATATCCATCCGACCGTTGCCGAATTGCTGCCCACTCTGGTGGCGGAGCAGAAGTCTGGTGAATAG
- a CDS encoding DUF2274 domain-containing protein, translating into MTKLKLGPIADDKPVKIAMELPAPLHRDLVAYAEVLARETGQPAADPVKLIVPMLERFIATDRAFAKARRSGRGGP; encoded by the coding sequence ATGACAAAGCTGAAACTCGGTCCCATCGCCGACGACAAGCCCGTGAAAATCGCGATGGAGCTGCCTGCGCCACTCCATCGCGATCTTGTTGCCTATGCGGAGGTGCTTGCCCGCGAGACGGGCCAGCCCGCCGCCGACCCGGTGAAACTGATTGTGCCGATGCTGGAGCGGTTCATCGCCACGGATCGCGCGTTCGCGAAGGCGCGGCGGTCCGGCCGGGGCGGGCCTTGA